One Candidatus Niyogibacteria bacterium genomic region harbors:
- a CDS encoding polyphenol oxidase family protein — protein MLTRLDFYGGLEQLRGFNSFPAPHFFTTLQAGNMSSEWGDEEEVYDNFKNFLRQVMPRRPKPVLMLPEHSHKITILSPHQSSAWNIKCDGLLTASPHIALVMKPADCLPVLMTTADRKFVGLIHAGWRGTNEEIASKAVELAVSAYKVKPEEIFIGIGPGIHECCYDDEELARKLLSDERWRPFISGGPLGARIDLLDFNVRQLLGAGVKREHIKVAENCTCHSREKNEYLFFSHHRVKRQSEEKARLEKEGRFEEAEKIIPEPEGRHAAVVSMI, from the coding sequence ATGCTCACAAGGCTTGATTTTTATGGTGGGCTTGAACAGCTCCGCGGTTTTAACAGTTTTCCGGCGCCGCATTTTTTTACAACATTGCAAGCCGGCAATATGTCTTCGGAATGGGGAGACGAGGAAGAGGTTTATGACAATTTTAAAAATTTTCTTCGTCAGGTGATGCCCCGTAGACCTAAGCCGGTTTTAATGCTCCCCGAGCATTCGCATAAAATTACTATTTTATCACCTCATCAGTCTTCCGCTTGGAATATCAAATGCGACGGCTTACTCACAGCGTCTCCACATATCGCGCTGGTGATGAAACCGGCGGATTGTCTTCCGGTCTTGATGACAACAGCCGACCGAAAATTTGTCGGTTTGATTCATGCCGGCTGGCGCGGGACAAATGAAGAAATTGCCAGCAAAGCCGTAGAATTAGCCGTTAGCGCTTACAAAGTTAAACCCGAAGAAATTTTTATCGGAATCGGACCCGGGATTCATGAGTGTTGTTATGATGATGAAGAATTGGCTCGTAAACTTTTATCGGATGAACGTTGGCGGCCGTTTATCAGCGGGGGTCCGCTCGGAGCGCGCATTGATTTGCTTGATTTTAACGTAAGACAGCTTTTGGGCGCCGGAGTTAAGCGTGAACATATAAAAGTCGCCGAAAATTGTACCTGCCATTCGCGGGAAAAAAATGAATATTTGTTTTTTTCTCATCACCGCGTGAAAAGGCAAAGCGAAGAAAAAGCGCGTTTGGAAAAAGAGGGTCGGTTTGAAGAAGCTGAAAAAATCATTCCGGAACCCGAAGGTCGACATGCCGCAGTCGTTTCAATGATTTAA
- a CDS encoding D-alanine--D-alanine ligase — protein MAKIKVGVLRGGPSSEYEVSLKTGETVLKTLRLIRQAHGKQAQDKYEPVDIFIDKTGVWHLYGKQGEPHKIFKSIDVIFNALHGEYGEDGTAQKIFEAHNVPYTGSDSLASSLAMQKHLAREVLRLSAMPVMPYIAVKTSDDIKSKSAEAIRQFGLPLIVKPAGCGSSIGVSVCRTVYDLITGISDALRRDKTALVEPFIKGREATCAVVDNFRQQPHYAFPIVEIIPPTGKEFFDYECKYDGSTQEICPGRFNDETARKLKTLAVIAHNALGCRHYSRSDFIVSGNKIYFLELNTLPGLAGECLCPKALEAAGLEFHQLIDHLLELAMKKAVL, from the coding sequence ATGGCTAAAATCAAAGTCGGAGTTTTGCGCGGAGGGCCTTCATCGGAATACGAGGTTTCCCTGAAAACAGGGGAGACTGTGCTTAAAACCCTTCGACTGATTCGACAAGCTCACGGCAAGCAAGCTCAGGACAAGTACGAACCAGTTGATATTTTCATTGATAAAACCGGCGTCTGGCATTTATACGGAAAACAAGGCGAGCCGCATAAAATTTTTAAATCCATTGATGTTATATTTAACGCTCTGCACGGCGAATACGGCGAAGACGGAACCGCGCAGAAAATCTTTGAAGCGCACAACGTTCCTTACACCGGCTCGGACTCGCTGGCCTCATCCCTTGCCATGCAGAAACACCTTGCAAGAGAAGTGCTCCGGCTTTCCGCTATGCCCGTTATGCCTTATATCGCGGTAAAAACTTCAGATGACATAAAAAGCAAATCCGCAGAAGCTATCCGCCAATTCGGCCTACCGCTAATTGTAAAACCAGCAGGCTGTGGGTCGTCAATAGGCGTAAGCGTATGCCGCACCGTCTATGACCTGATTACCGGCATCTCTGACGCGCTTAGACGCGATAAAACGGCACTGGTTGAACCTTTCATCAAGGGACGCGAGGCAACTTGCGCGGTTGTAGATAATTTTCGGCAGCAACCTCACTACGCTTTTCCGATTGTGGAAATTATTCCACCGACAGGAAAAGAATTTTTTGACTATGAATGTAAATATGACGGCTCTACGCAGGAAATATGCCCAGGAAGGTTTAATGATGAAACAGCGCGCAAATTAAAAACTCTTGCCGTTATCGCGCATAATGCCCTCGGCTGCCGGCATTATTCGCGCTCGGACTTCATAGTTTCCGGAAACAAGATATATTTTTTGGAATTAAACACGCTTCCCGGACTTGCCGGCGAATGTCTTTGCCCGAAAGCGCTGGAAGCCGCCGGTCTTGAATTTCATCAACTGATTGACCATTTATTGGAACTTGCCATGAAAAAAGCCGTCCTTTAG
- a CDS encoding LAGLIDADG family homing endonuclease, producing the protein MKTSNRPKTTQEVSKVRSTKRKSSENDDHKNCLLKAPFGKERIRRKKLDPNYVAGFIDGEGSFSVSIGRHKTLKRGLEIRPEFEIEVRADDREILERILITIGCGRIYDLSYERYGWYPHVKYKITNNKDLTEFLFPFLDKCPLQAKKAEVYKRFKTIVLKVKQKEHLTDKGFKKIIKIREEIRARGKKARTYENR; encoded by the coding sequence ATGAAAACGAGCAATCGTCCAAAAACAACGCAAGAAGTCAGCAAAGTTCGTAGTACCAAACGAAAGTCGTCTGAAAATGACGACCACAAAAACTGCTTATTAAAAGCGCCGTTTGGGAAGGAACGAATTCGTAGGAAAAAACTTGATCCTAACTATGTTGCGGGTTTTATTGACGGTGAGGGATCGTTTTCAGTAAGCATTGGCAGACACAAAACTCTTAAACGCGGCCTTGAAATAAGGCCGGAGTTTGAAATAGAAGTTCGGGCCGATGACAGAGAAATATTGGAACGAATCTTAATCACAATTGGGTGCGGACGAATTTATGATCTTTCATACGAAAGGTATGGATGGTATCCGCATGTAAAATATAAAATTACAAACAACAAGGATTTAACAGAATTTCTTTTTCCGTTTCTTGATAAATGTCCTTTACAGGCAAAAAAGGCGGAGGTCTACAAAAGATTCAAAACAATTGTTTTGAAAGTAAAACAGAAAGAGCATTTAACGGACAAAGGATTTAAGAAAATTATCAAAATACGCGAAGAAATCAGGGCTCGAGGCAAAAAAGCCCGAACCTACGAAAACCGCTAG
- a CDS encoding AAA family ATPase: protein MLRIAILGATGVGKDTLCRLLANDLARYSLARKKLVKIREIQEYSVLWTDKTGGTKEFFEQFWIYQMQREWDHDFDSRSNDDFCAVILRAPAPLAYFFALAFADIKDEKHREALADLYKEALGELLKYDLIFFLPIEFNVPEGDRLRKKDFRFNVNASIRSFLPLHKIPFIEIRGTETERAKKVARAVKDMFKAKVAQETQKS from the coding sequence ATGCTGCGAATAGCTATTTTGGGAGCGACCGGCGTCGGTAAGGACACCCTTTGCCGTCTGCTTGCCAACGATCTGGCGCGATATTCTCTCGCTCGGAAAAAGCTGGTTAAAATCCGAGAAATTCAGGAGTACTCGGTTTTGTGGACGGATAAAACCGGCGGAACAAAAGAATTTTTTGAACAATTTTGGATTTATCAGATGCAAAGGGAATGGGACCATGATTTTGACTCGCGCTCAAACGATGACTTTTGCGCGGTTATTTTACGAGCACCCGCTCCACTGGCATACTTTTTTGCTCTCGCTTTCGCCGATATTAAAGACGAAAAGCATCGCGAGGCCCTTGCCGACCTCTACAAAGAGGCGTTGGGCGAACTTTTGAAATACGATCTGATATTTTTCCTTCCCATTGAATTTAATGTGCCAGAGGGAGACCGTTTGCGTAAAAAAGATTTCCGTTTTAATGTTAACGCGTCAATCAGGTCATTTCTTCCCCTGCATAAAATACCTTTTATTGAAATACGCGGCACGGAAACTGAAAGAGCCAAAAAAGTTGCAAGAGCAGTTAAAGATATGTTTAAAGCCAAAGTCGCCCAAGAGACGCAAAAATCTTAA
- a CDS encoding type IV secretion system DNA-binding domain-containing protein — translation MILLTFQQLFFIYIGAALFLILGGALFFFIRRIKKRREILSSLEFALYEVTLPFGGQPPKENLSFKDLISTMEQFYAGLAAIFEDRWFGRSGFALELALPSAGEEAVFYAAVPRKKARLFEKHLQGLYPYAKIEEKKEDYNIFNAEGASAGGYFSLAVSPLLSIRTYQRLDADPLEVIANAFAKLKKEGEGAALQIIVSRGPKNFIKKLKGAIKSVREGKKIQTGEGLNKTKETIKFLLTGRGEGPKKDGPAVVDEETAKLLEEKAAFPVFSVNIRLVTSASEPEEAERILQELASAFIQFAETRGNSFVFKKIKPRDLNNFIYRFSFRTPDAAKTMALNSRELTSVYHFPSVITTAPKLKFLKAKDAPAPPGLPTEGILLGENIYRGESAPIRLSKDDRRRHLYIIGQTGTGKTTFLQNMIKQDIESGEGLCVIDPHGDMAETALGYIPENRLGDVVYFDPANTSRPMGLNFLEYDPAYPEQKTFIVNELLEIFRKLYADVPEALGPMFETYFRNSTLLVMEDPPSGNTLFEIERVMSDPEFRRLKLSRSRNPVINAFWRDVAEKAGGEAALANMTPYITSKFDAFLSNEFMRPVLLQEKSSLKFREIMDSGKILIVNLSKGRIGETNSSLLGLIIVGKIMMAAFSRVNIPEEKRRDFYLYLDEFQNVTTPSIATILSEARKYRLDLTMAHQFIGQLTEPIRLSVFGNVGSIASFRIGADDAEFMEKQFEPVFGARDLMNIENFNCYLKLLVRGQTIKPFNIKIMPRETGNETSAVLLKKLSANKYGRPIAEIEAEIKKRYPQF, via the coding sequence ATGATTCTTCTCACTTTCCAACAGCTTTTCTTTATATATATCGGCGCGGCTTTGTTTTTAATCCTGGGCGGCGCTTTATTTTTTTTTATAAGAAGGATTAAAAAGCGGCGCGAGATTTTATCTTCTCTTGAATTCGCTCTCTATGAAGTGACTCTGCCTTTTGGCGGCCAACCCCCAAAAGAAAATCTTTCTTTCAAGGACCTGATTTCAACTATGGAGCAATTTTACGCGGGACTGGCCGCTATTTTTGAAGACCGATGGTTCGGCCGTTCCGGTTTTGCTCTGGAGCTGGCCCTGCCTTCAGCCGGAGAAGAAGCCGTTTTTTATGCGGCGGTTCCAAGGAAAAAGGCGCGGCTTTTTGAAAAACATCTGCAGGGTTTATACCCCTACGCCAAAATTGAGGAAAAAAAAGAGGATTATAATATTTTTAATGCCGAGGGCGCGAGCGCCGGAGGTTATTTTTCTTTAGCCGTTTCTCCGCTTTTATCCATACGAACCTATCAGCGGCTTGACGCCGACCCTCTTGAAGTTATTGCCAACGCTTTTGCCAAACTTAAAAAAGAAGGCGAGGGAGCCGCGCTTCAAATAATAGTCAGCCGCGGACCCAAAAATTTTATCAAAAAGCTGAAGGGCGCCATTAAGTCCGTTCGCGAAGGTAAAAAAATCCAAACCGGCGAAGGATTAAACAAAACGAAAGAGACCATCAAATTTTTATTAACGGGCAGGGGAGAAGGGCCCAAAAAAGACGGCCCGGCCGTAGTTGACGAAGAAACCGCCAAACTTCTTGAAGAAAAAGCCGCTTTCCCGGTATTTAGCGTCAACATACGCCTTGTAACTTCGGCTTCAGAACCGGAGGAAGCCGAAAGAATTCTTCAGGAATTGGCCAGCGCCTTTATTCAATTTGCCGAGACAAGGGGAAACAGTTTTGTTTTCAAAAAAATTAAACCAAGGGATTTAAATAATTTTATATATCGTTTCTCTTTTAGGACGCCGGACGCGGCGAAAACTATGGCGCTAAACAGCCGAGAACTGACAAGCGTATATCATTTTCCGTCCGTTATTACGACTGCTCCGAAACTGAAATTTCTCAAAGCTAAAGACGCGCCCGCGCCGCCCGGACTGCCTACGGAAGGAATTCTTTTGGGAGAAAATATTTACCGAGGCGAAAGCGCGCCAATCAGACTGTCTAAAGACGACAGGCGCAGACACCTATATATAATAGGACAGACCGGCACCGGCAAAACGACTTTCCTGCAAAATATGATAAAACAAGATATTGAATCCGGAGAGGGCTTATGCGTTATTGACCCGCATGGCGATATGGCCGAAACAGCGCTTGGTTATATTCCGGAAAATCGCTTAGGAGATGTCGTATATTTTGACCCCGCAAACACATCCAGACCTATGGGCCTTAATTTTTTGGAATATGACCCGGCCTATCCCGAACAAAAAACTTTCATAGTCAACGAGCTTTTGGAGATATTCCGCAAACTTTACGCGGACGTTCCGGAGGCGCTGGGCCCGATGTTTGAAACTTATTTTAGAAATTCAACGCTCTTAGTAATGGAAGACCCGCCTTCCGGCAATACGCTTTTTGAAATAGAACGGGTTATGTCCGATCCGGAATTTCGCAGATTAAAACTCTCCCGTTCCAGAAATCCGGTGATCAACGCTTTCTGGCGCGATGTAGCCGAAAAAGCCGGAGGAGAAGCGGCGCTTGCAAATATGACGCCTTATATCACCTCCAAGTTTGACGCCTTTTTAAGCAATGAATTTATGAGGCCCGTTCTTTTGCAGGAAAAGTCGTCGCTGAAATTCCGAGAAATTATGGACAGCGGAAAAATTTTAATCGTTAATTTATCAAAAGGAAGAATAGGAGAGACAAATTCGTCGCTATTGGGATTGATAATAGTCGGAAAAATTATGATGGCTGCCTTTTCCCGCGTTAATATACCGGAGGAGAAAAGACGGGATTTTTATCTCTATCTTGACGAGTTTCAAAACGTGACAACCCCTTCAATAGCCACCATTCTTTCAGAAGCCAGAAAATACCGCCTAGACCTCACGATGGCGCACCAATTTATAGGACAGCTGACCGAGCCCATACGGCTTTCCGTTTTCGGGAACGTCGGCTCAATCGCTTCTTTCAGAATCGGAGCGGATGACGCGGAATTTATGGAGAAGCAATTTGAACCGGTTTTTGGAGCCAGAGATTTAATGAACATTGAAAACTTCAACTGCTATCTCAAACTTTTGGTGCGCGGACAGACCATTAAACCCTTTAACATAAAAATTATGCCCAGGGAGACGGGCAATGAAACAAGCGCTGTATTACTCAAAAAATTATCCGCCAATAAATACGGCCGTCCCATTGCCGAAATTGAAGCCGAAATTAAAAAACGCTATCCTCAATTTTAA
- a CDS encoding GtrA family protein, giving the protein MKKDYFFAIIAGLITGALLIPTVRNLGIKIPYGEFLFIVIWPAIFVLGVWLVHFLRRRFLWLWQLTKFAEVGFLNTAIDFGVLNFLIFITGIPSGLYFSLFKTVSFIVANINSYVWNRFWVFFAEGGERAAGKEYAQFLLVSVIGIIVNVGIASLVVNFIPAQLGLTPTLWANVGAAAGVGASLIWNFLGYKFIVFKVPNNPVNRGLDSV; this is encoded by the coding sequence ATGAAAAAAGATTATTTTTTCGCGATTATCGCAGGATTGATTACGGGAGCACTTCTTATTCCCACCGTACGCAATCTGGGAATAAAAATTCCCTACGGGGAATTTTTATTCATTGTTATTTGGCCGGCTATTTTTGTTTTAGGAGTATGGCTGGTTCATTTTTTAAGACGGCGTTTTTTATGGCTTTGGCAGTTGACGAAATTTGCGGAAGTCGGATTTCTAAATACCGCCATTGATTTCGGCGTTTTGAACTTTTTAATTTTTATAACGGGCATCCCGTCCGGCCTTTATTTCTCGCTCTTTAAAACCGTGAGTTTTATCGTTGCCAATATAAATAGCTATGTCTGGAACCGCTTTTGGGTTTTCTTTGCCGAAGGCGGAGAAAGGGCCGCCGGAAAAGAATACGCCCAGTTTCTTTTGGTCAGCGTTATTGGTATTATCGTAAATGTTGGCATTGCTTCTTTGGTGGTAAATTTTATTCCCGCGCAATTGGGACTGACGCCAACTCTATGGGCTAATGTCGGGGCCGCCGCGGGCGTTGGAGCCAGTCTAATTTGGAACTTTTTGGGATACAAATTTATAGTGTTTAAAGTCCCAAACAACCCTGTGAATAGAGGACTTGACAGCGTTTAA
- the rplU gene encoding 50S ribosomal protein L21, with translation MKFAIVRIAGKQYFVEPGKKIKTEKIEAPEKGNEIKFGDVLLYGDGSKIEVGRPKVAGAEVKAEFLGVKRAKKVIVFRYKSKTRARTKRGHRQHFSELLIKDINFGK, from the coding sequence ATGAAATTCGCGATAGTCAGAATCGCCGGAAAACAATATTTTGTGGAGCCGGGCAAAAAAATAAAAACGGAAAAAATTGAGGCCCCCGAAAAAGGGAACGAAATTAAATTTGGCGATGTGCTCTTATACGGCGACGGTTCAAAAATAGAAGTGGGCCGTCCTAAGGTGGCGGGAGCCGAAGTCAAAGCCGAGTTTTTGGGCGTAAAAAGAGCCAAAAAGGTGATAGTTTTTCGTTACAAATCAAAAACCCGGGCGCGCACCAAAAGAGGCCACCGCCAGCATTTCAGCGAACTCTTAATTAAGGATATAAATTTTGGCAAGTAA
- a CDS encoding glycosyltransferase family 39 protein, whose translation MTNRRVSNIIAFLMLVVMFVLMFFSSLNDSAVMDELAHIPAGYSYLTQKDYRLNPEHPPLIKDLAAFPLLFLNLNFPTDVRAWTEDINGQWDMGRIFLYESGNNPDRILFWSRLPMMLLALLFGWLIFSWSRRIYGDKVGLLTLLFFSFSPTFIAHSRYVTTDLAASFGFFIAIVSFVRYLELPDIKRLIIVGASLGIALLLKFSLVILIPLFVIIGVLWVFLSRLDILRFAENNYKRLKLLLAGWLGLFLRLAVIFAIAGLIIILVYQFHVWNYPQERQINDSAFILSSFGFRSAVDLTLFMAEKPILKALAEYFLGLLMVIQRAAGGNTTYFLGEVASSGWWYYFPIAYILKEPLAFLFLAAISVFVAIKSLRQSCEKSFGIALEWMRDNFFLTASFIFIAVYWLQSMQSTLNIGVRHVLPTFPFIYLLVSRELMRWTRSYSFNEPRSFGEWIFSVYERYVKSLPRYFLISFLLFWMILSAFNSFPNYLSYYNGLAGGTKQGYKYITDSNYDWGQDLKRLGDFIEKNKIEKIAVDYFGGGSLEYSLKEKFVPWQSALGKPNIKTGDPEWFAVSATIRQGAFGQPVKGFVKKPEDSYVWLQGVEPVARAGQSIFIYKF comes from the coding sequence ATGACTAATCGCCGCGTTTCAAATATTATCGCTTTTCTGATGCTCGTGGTTATGTTCGTTTTGATGTTTTTTTCTTCTCTGAATGATTCTGCGGTTATGGACGAGCTGGCCCATATTCCGGCGGGCTATTCTTATCTTACTCAAAAAGATTACCGGCTTAATCCGGAACATCCGCCCTTGATAAAAGATTTGGCCGCCTTTCCGCTGTTATTTTTGAATCTTAATTTTCCAACCGATGTCCGGGCTTGGACCGAAGACATAAACGGCCAATGGGATATGGGGCGCATTTTTCTTTACGAATCGGGAAATAATCCGGACCGGATTCTTTTTTGGTCAAGACTGCCGATGATGCTTTTGGCGCTGCTCTTTGGCTGGCTGATTTTCAGCTGGTCGCGGCGCATTTATGGTGATAAAGTCGGACTGCTTACTCTTCTTTTTTTCAGCTTTTCGCCGACATTCATAGCTCATTCCAGATACGTGACCACCGACCTGGCCGCGTCTTTCGGTTTTTTTATAGCCATAGTTTCTTTCGTGCGTTATCTTGAATTGCCGGACATAAAGCGCTTAATTATTGTCGGCGCATCCTTGGGAATAGCGCTTCTTTTAAAGTTTTCTCTGGTTATTTTAATTCCCCTATTCGTTATTATAGGTGTGCTGTGGGTTTTTCTTTCCAGGCTTGATATTTTGCGTTTCGCCGAAAACAATTACAAGCGCCTGAAACTTCTTTTGGCCGGATGGCTCGGCTTATTTTTAAGGCTCGCCGTTATTTTTGCCATCGCGGGTTTGATAATCATTTTAGTTTATCAATTCCATGTTTGGAATTATCCGCAAGAGCGCCAGATCAATGATTCGGCTTTCATTTTAAGTTCCTTCGGCTTCAGGTCTGCGGTTGATCTGACTTTGTTCATGGCGGAAAAACCGATTTTAAAGGCTCTGGCTGAATATTTCCTGGGGCTTTTGATGGTTATTCAGCGCGCGGCTGGCGGAAACACCACTTATTTTTTGGGAGAGGTCGCGTCAAGCGGCTGGTGGTATTATTTCCCGATCGCCTACATATTGAAGGAACCGCTGGCGTTTTTGTTTCTTGCGGCCATTTCTGTTTTTGTTGCCATAAAATCACTTCGCCAAAGTTGTGAGAAATCGTTTGGTATCGCTCTTGAGTGGATGCGCGATAATTTTTTTCTGACAGCAAGCTTTATATTCATTGCCGTTTATTGGCTGCAATCAATGCAAAGCACCTTAAATATAGGCGTGCGCCATGTTTTGCCGACGTTCCCGTTTATTTATCTTCTGGTGTCCCGCGAATTAATGCGCTGGACCAGGTCCTATTCTTTTAATGAACCGAGGAGTTTCGGCGAATGGATTTTTTCCGTTTATGAACGCTATGTGAAATCACTGCCGCGGTATTTTTTGATAAGCTTTCTTTTATTTTGGATGATTTTAAGCGCGTTTAACTCTTTCCCGAATTATCTTTCTTACTATAACGGACTGGCTGGCGGAACAAAGCAGGGCTATAAGTACATAACGGATTCAAATTATGATTGGGGACAGGATTTAAAGCGCCTGGGCGATTTCATAGAAAAAAATAAAATAGAAAAAATAGCCGTGGATTATTTCGGCGGAGGGTCTCTTGAATACTCTCTCAAAGAAAAATTCGTGCCTTGGCAATCGGCTCTGGGAAAACCGAATATTAAAACCGGAGACCCCGAATGGTTTGCCGTATCAGCCACGATTCGACAGGGCGCCTTCGGTCAGCCGGTCAAAGGTTTTGTAAAAAAACCGGAAGATTCTTATGTCTGGCTTCAGGGCGTTGAACCGGTGGCCCGCGCGGGACAATCTATTTTTATCTATAAATTTTAG
- a CDS encoding enoyl-CoA hydratase/isomerase family protein, whose translation MDLQKIILTRLDEYLFVNLANPPVNALSREVIEELHAMLDYAQKEDSIRQIFIGHGGKFFSAGADLEELREVIMSADCYIKAGMFSRRGQMLTMRIARFPKKIIATVNGYCLGGGLELALACHEQIFLSQAKIGLPEATLGIIPGWGGTALAPLRIKGAHKSFLSRAQIAAPSALSDGDIKTETKTPSPLALKWTELLMTFAARRHKALECDLEYHFAMEAAIFAFLCSESDAREGLSAFFEKRKTNFSAASPSTAFDHMVKIFR comes from the coding sequence ATGGATTTACAAAAAATTATATTGACTCGATTGGATGAATATTTATTCGTGAATTTGGCAAATCCTCCGGTAAACGCGTTAAGTCGCGAGGTAATTGAAGAACTTCACGCAATGCTTGATTACGCTCAGAAAGAAGATTCAATACGGCAAATATTCATTGGCCACGGCGGAAAATTTTTCAGCGCCGGAGCCGACCTTGAGGAGTTACGCGAAGTGATTATGTCTGCGGATTGTTATATTAAAGCGGGAATGTTTTCCCGCCGCGGACAGATGCTTACTATGCGTATTGCCCGTTTTCCCAAAAAAATTATCGCGACCGTTAATGGGTATTGTCTTGGAGGAGGGCTTGAACTTGCGCTGGCATGCCATGAACAAATTTTTTTAAGTCAAGCTAAAATTGGCTTGCCCGAAGCAACTCTTGGAATTATCCCCGGCTGGGGCGGTACGGCGTTAGCGCCCTTGAGGATTAAAGGCGCGCATAAATCGTTTCTTTCACGCGCTCAGATCGCGGCTCCCAGCGCGCTTTCTGACGGCGATATAAAAACAGAAACAAAAACTCCATCGCCTCTCGCGTTGAAATGGACAGAACTTCTGATGACATTTGCCGCGCGTAGACATAAAGCGCTTGAATGCGACCTTGAATATCATTTCGCGATGGAAGCCGCGATATTCGCTTTTCTTTGCTCGGAAAGCGACGCGCGCGAAGGCCTAAGCGCGTTTTTTGAAAAAAGAAAGACTAATTTCAGCGCGGCTTCTCCGTCAACCGCGTTTGACCATATGGTCAAAATTTTTCGATAG
- a CDS encoding SWIB/MDM2 domain-containing protein → MVRKANPALLKPLNLSSELEAVVGKGPMSRGEVVKKIWEYIKKHDLQNPQNKRNIKADDKLRPLFDGKGEVNMFEMTKLVSKHMS, encoded by the coding sequence ATGGTAAGAAAAGCAAATCCGGCTTTACTAAAGCCGTTAAATCTTTCCTCGGAACTCGAGGCCGTTGTCGGTAAAGGCCCAATGTCAAGAGGAGAGGTCGTTAAGAAAATCTGGGAGTACATAAAAAAGCACGACCTGCAAAATCCCCAGAATAAAAGAAACATCAAAGCCGACGACAAACTCCGGCCGCTATTTGACGGCAAAGGAGAAGTCAACATGTTTGAGATGACCAAACTCGTCTCAAAACATATGAGTTAG
- a CDS encoding GNAT family N-acetyltransferase: MAKFLPGKRIRLRQIQIKDALPIITLLGDNPGIASNLVFFSDGAPSLEREAAWIEAVTKRPYREFVFVAETLEKDVLIGTVGIHDIDDINRNARVGIMIINKDFTGKGYAQEMLEILHKWVFEYLKLNKVYMNFRVDNARMRHVTEKFGYCEVGVLKNEYFWKGQWLDFVRYELTADRWREFKNAP; the protein is encoded by the coding sequence ATGGCCAAATTTCTTCCTGGTAAAAGAATCAGGTTAAGACAGATTCAAATAAAAGACGCTTTACCTATTATAACCCTTCTCGGGGACAATCCTGGAATAGCATCCAATTTAGTATTCTTTTCCGACGGCGCGCCGTCATTGGAGCGGGAAGCTGCGTGGATAGAAGCCGTGACAAAAAGACCGTATCGAGAATTCGTGTTTGTCGCTGAAACGCTCGAAAAAGACGTTTTAATCGGGACGGTTGGAATTCATGATATTGATGATATAAACAGAAATGCCCGTGTGGGAATTATGATTATAAACAAAGATTTTACCGGAAAAGGATACGCTCAGGAAATGTTGGAAATTCTGCATAAGTGGGTTTTTGAATATCTGAAATTGAACAAGGTTTATATGAACTTCCGTGTTGATAACGCAAGAATGCGCCATGTCACGGAAAAATTCGGCTATTGTGAAGTAGGCGTTCTTAAAAACGAGTATTTTTGGAAGGGCCAATGGTTGGATTTTGTACGATACGAACTTACGGCAGATCGCTGGAGAGAGTTCAAAAACGCGCCTTAG